A segment of the Corythoichthys intestinalis isolate RoL2023-P3 chromosome 16, ASM3026506v1, whole genome shotgun sequence genome:
TGACGCTTTcaatttgatgttaattccagtTTTCCAAATTGACTGGGCAGCTGATTGGATGTCAATTACTGTCAACGGCAGCCAGTGAGtgcttaaaaataattatagaatGTGGAAGAATTTCAAGGTGGCCCTTGCATCCTTTGATATATCCGACGGTCGCCCTCGGGGAAAAAAACTTTGGACAACCCTGTACTACCTGCTACGCTTACTCCGGAGCACCAAGTGGCAGTAGTGCTGCACATGTGTGACTAGCACGCACAACCGGAAAAAGAAGGTAAATGAGAAGAAGAAAGGCTCTTGAGGGCGGCAGCGAGCCATTTTGTATCGAGCCAAatcgagaggggaaaaaaagaattcGATTGAGAGCATCGTGTTGCGAAAGAATCGTCCAAGAACCCATATTCCAAGCGAAAAGGTGACGAGCAAGCTCGTCGACGTCAAAAGTTTCAAGTTTTTCTTGGAAAGGCGAGCACTCGGCGGTCGGCAGCACCATGAGTTACGGAAGGCCTCCGCCCGACGTCGACGGCATGACTTCCCTCAAAGTGGACAACCTGACGTACCGAACCACACCGGAGACCCTGCGGCACGTCTTCGAGAAGTACGGCCGCGTCGGCGACGTGTACATCCCGCGAGATCGTTACTCCAAGGACAGCCGCGGCTTCGCCTTTGTCCGCTTCCACGACAAGCGAGACGCCGAAGACGCCATGGACGCCATGGACGGAGCGCTTCTAGATGGACGCGAGCTGCGTGTGCAGATGGCCCGCTACGGCCGACCCCCGGATAACCATTACGGTGGCGGGCGACGAGGAAGCAGCGGTGGCGGAGGACCACCCCGGAGGTACGGAGGCTCCAGTCGACGAAGCAGAAGGTGAGATATAAACAGAACAAAGCTATGGTGACCGATGCACGTTGACACCAAAGGAATTGCGTATCAACACACAAtggaaagtttttca
Coding sequences within it:
- the srsf2b gene encoding serine/arginine-rich splicing factor 2b, producing MSYGRPPPDVDGMTSLKVDNLTYRTTPETLRHVFEKYGRVGDVYIPRDRYSKDSRGFAFVRFHDKRDAEDAMDAMDGALLDGRELRVQMARYGRPPDNHYGGGRRGSSGGGGPPRRYGGSSRRSRSPRPRRRSRSRSRSRSRSRSRSRYSRSRSRSYSRSKSRSPRNKKTSNKSRSRSRSRSASRSASPPKRGSGSASRSKSPPKSPAQNGGESP